GCGAGATCGATGCATGGAATGTTGGCAGCTTCAAACACTTTTCTAGCAGATGCGATATCTTGTCCGTCAGTAGCGGGGTCAGGAAACGACCGATAGCACACAACGACCAGATCAGGTCGATTCAGGGAGTGGGTGACATCAGACCCGAACTTAACTTTCTGACCGTCTTCTAAAGTAACGAGAACATGTGTCGGCTTCTCCGGCGGTCCAGCGATGTCAATTTTGACACCGTGGTCAACCTGCGGGACAGGGGCGTACGGCTCGATCTGGCCGCGTACCATGACCGACTTGGAGACGCTTGGGCATGCCCCGAGTGCAGTGCCAATCTGGACAGTAGTGATGTCTTCTGCCCATTTTTCAGGCATGCCGATATACATGATGCGGTACGAGTCTGGAGTGGGGAGGGGGCGGTGCGACAAGGCAGCCTTGACTGATAGCCTGACCTCTCCGCAGCCATAGCGGCTGAAGACCTGTGGAAGTTCATCTGTGTAATCCGCCGAGCTCTTGATGATCTTGCATCCTTCAATTGCATCAGTCTTATCTGTGGCCTGCTCCTCCAATGTGATCTGCCATGAACTCTCACTTGCAGTGAGGTATGGTGGTACCTCCGTCAGCGTGGAGTCCTCCCAGGCCGTGACCGGACGTGGGTTGACTGGTTCGTCTGGTCGATCGGCGTGCGAAGAATAAACGCTATCTTGTAGTTCTCTCTCGTCGGCATCGTACTCGACGTCATCATCACTGAAGTCGTCGGACGACTCATCGGGCGTGGGGCCGTCGGTGGAAGCAATCGACGCTGTATGTGCCTCGTCGTCCGACATATCCATTACACTGTCGCTGAGTAGATCATAACCGCTTTCTTCAAGGGAGTTGGCTGCCTCCTCAGGCGCCCGGCGCTGGGTTGATCTCTTCATGAGCGTTTCAAGGTCGACCACGTTAGTGAGTGAGTGATTCACCTGCACCGGTGGGAATTTGAGATCTTGTGGCGAACTGGGTTCGCTGGAAGACATGTCAGCTAGAGTTCATCCAAGTAGCAAAGTACGCGAGGTTTGTAGAGAGCGGTGGGAGAAGAGAGACAAAGCGGCAAGGGGGAGGAAGTAGTCGGAGCCAGGTGGGCGCTGCCTAACTAGGTGCGGGCGAGGCGCGTTTGAAGCGCGGGGGGGCGAGCATCATGTGGAGCAAATGAGAGCACATACCAGATGAGTCACAGTATAGAGATGGAGAACTGCCGTGATTCTATCAGTAAAGCCGGGAAATTCGAACAATTGCGAGGTATGATTATGACAAGGCGCTGATGAGGTAGAGCTCAGGTGGGATGCCAGCGCGGGTGCCCCGCATACTTACATAGTACAGTAAGCGATAAGATACCATACATGGTTCACATGTCCGATTGCGGATGATCACCAACACTGTATTGGAAACATAAATCACAAAACAGCCCTCACTTGACTTAAGGTGATTGTACAGTCTATGACGCTTGGAAATTGTGCATTCGTATTCGTAGATGTATGAGGTATCCCCCAAGATGCAGTAGGTGAGATGCATCCCCAACGCCCTGGTGCCCCTCGTGATCCTATCCTCCCGAGATCTACTAGAAAACGACCCAACTCACATGCAATGCCAACACCTGACGCCTTACTGGAAACAGGATTAAATGCTATGCTCCGACAGAATGCTAGCCCGAAGCTGGTAGGGAACCGTGCAAGACGAAGTGATCGTAATCATTGTGGGCCGGGAGATGCCCAGCCACCAGCAACCTCCACCCACTCTGTTAGGCAGGATCCTTCCTTGCCTTCTACATCGACAATATCGGTATCGCATTTGCATCGGCATCCGACACCATTCTCCTTGACCGGGTCCGGCGTAGCCCAGTACTTGGCCTCTTCCGCTCGTTCTTTCTCATCTGTTGTCATCTTGTCAAAGTATGGCTCTCTGACGAGCTGCCTCGCGGGGGCATTGGCGGGACAATGCTGAATTGTAGTGTGTCGGTAACCGAAATCGCGGAAGTAGTGAATGTCTTCAGGACCCAGTAGTGCTCCAGCAGCTAGCGAGTGAATGGGCGCGTCTCCCCATCTCTCCATCCAGAAGCCACCACTGCGATCCATCATTTCAAAGAAGTCGTTGTACTCCTTGCTCCGGAACCAGTTGAGGTTGGCGATTTCGAAATTGCTCCAGAAATGGCACATGTTGTACGATTCGCCTTCCATGTTCTCAGGGTGGATCTCGGGAAGAGCCTCTGAGCCGAATTCCGCATCCATGATATCCTGTGGAAAGAATGGCTTTTTCGACTTTGCGTCTTTGTTCTTATctttctcttcctcctcttttGGCTTCTCTACAAACATCTCCCACATACCCTTCGATGTCAAGTTGTTGTTTCGCTTATACGCAGATGCATATCGCCAGATGTTGGGGACCGTTTCCCTTAGTTCCTTGACGGCAATGGTGAAGCCATACGTCTTCTTGTTCCGTATCATGTGAATAAAAGGGTCGTACGTAATGTCGCAGAAGTACTTGATCTCCGGCTCCAGGCGCCAGTACCACTCGTACTTGGCCAGTAGCTCGTGTTGATAGAATTTGCTGCCGAAAGTTAGCACAAGTTAGAAAAGTCAGGGTTGCAAACCTACCCCGAGTAGAAGCGGCACATGTGATGGTAGCTCTCCATGCCGCCGTACATGATGGCGCGATCGCCCTGTTTTGCGATTCCCTCCTTTGCAACCGCGGGATCGACCCAGTCCGGAAACCCCCAGTGCTCGGGTGGTATCTTGCCCCATTCGACCGGAGCGCTGACATGCTTCAAAACTGTTTCCCTGAACGTCTCGTTGAAGTCTCCGTCGTTGAGAAAGACGTAGGGATAGTGGAACCAGTGGTTGAAATGCCTCTCAATTGACTTAATCGACTGTATGACGCCCTCTAGCTCCTTATTTCTCGCCAGCACAACGAATGCGGCGTTCGCTCGGGGTCCGTTGACCTGTGGCTCGAGACAGCCTACTGCGAATGGCTTATCGTACTTTTCGCTAATCTTTCTGCGTATAGTTAGCCATCCACTGCGCACTGCCAAGACAAGCCTTGTCGCACCTTATCGACGGAGGAGTGCCCGCAGGCATATTCATGATGCCCTGTGAGTCTGGCGACCTCACGAAGAGAATTATGATTATGATTATAACAAGACATgggaacagaagcaccaggCCTAGGGGTATCGACACAGAAGAGCTCCCCTTCAGTCGTATCCGGCGGCGGAAGAAGGATAACCGCGGCGATGTTTTGTCGGTGCGATGTGATAGATCGTCGTCAAACTTGTCCAAATTCGCTTTCGAGGTTGGCAGCCTCCGTGAGATATCTTGTAGAAAGCCCATGGTTGTGCTCTAATGGGGGGCGTGTATCGCGCAAAGTCTCGTCCAACAGCAGCTCTTCACTCGTAGTGTCAACCGCAGACCGTGTGCAGGGAAATTGGGTATCCAGGGTCTGAAAGGGCGATAGATAAGAGTGGCGGTTCTGAGGTTGGCCAATGCGACGTGTTCAACACGTAGGACGTGGGTTGGGCGAGGAACGAACGTATGAACGGTAACGCGGATGGGCGTACGGCAATTGAGACCGTATGAAGCTGTGCAACGCAGGTTGTATGTAGGTCAAAATTTGAAGACGAGTGAAAGGAGAGGCCGGGGTTGGATGAATGGTAAATTATTAGCGGCCGCCGATTGCGTATGCGTTTCGAGATGTGCTAGCCGGCAGGGTTGCATGCTGGCGGAAACGCGCCAAGCAACCTAAGTTAGAACGGACGTTGGTAGCAGGCGCATCCAACCAAGGCACTTTGCGCCTGTGCCACTGGGTTCTACAAAAGCCAAACCACAGACGAAAACACAAAGTAGAGGGTTGAAGAAGTTCACGGCCAAGCCACCAAGCCCGTAAGGACCGTACTGGTACGAAGGAGCCGCACGGGAGTCTGCCGCTAACTAAGCGATCGACACGTCCATCGAGCGACTAATCTACATCTCCGCATATATCCCCGTCTCGCTCATCCCGTCCCACTCATCCATGCACCGAAATTCACTATGAGCTTCAAGGCAAAAGACCTCCACTTCGGTACGTAGTTTGAGATAGTTTCAAGAATTTAGCTGACATGCACAGATAGCTCGCAGCCAGCGTTCTTGCAGCGGCTGCGTGGGCAACTGACGACTGGGGACACGGCCCGTCATGAACAACCCATTGCCAGAAATAAGCGGATGAAGAAAGATGACGATGAGGACGACGCACCGGCATATGTCATGGAAGAGACGAACCAATCACTGACCAAGGAGGAGTATGAGGCCTTTGTGTCAGGCAAGGACAGTGAAGATGGCGCCGGTACACAACTGGACAAGGAGTCGCAAGCAACTGCGACGAAACCAAAGGAAAAGATAGCTGAAGTGGGCGGTAACATCAAAAAGCGCAAAGCTGCAAAGATCATTAGTGACGACCAAGACGGGAGCAAAGAAGGAGAAAAGAAGAACAGTGACAAGTCAAACACAAAAGCTGTCAAGAAACCGAAAAAGAAAGCTAAAGCTGTCAAACTCACTTTTGGCGATGAAGATGAGGGCTGAAGACTCTGGTCTGTTACACAACCACTACTTGACCTAAGGCGATGCAAGGATACACGAAACCATGGTTGCTCTGCTCGGCCGATATGCAAGCTTGCTCAATATGGCAAGGATGTTGATATTGCATAGGTACCGGTATACGGATGCTTCATACAGCAAGATCCGGCACGGGATCACCGGATGCTACAGCCTGATGCCCGGGGAAGAACGCCAGAGGGGCAAATGGTATCATAGTGGGCGGATAGGCCAATGTCTGCGTTTGTCAACAACCACGGCCTCACATTGCAGACCGCTGTTGATTGTTTGTTAGTGCCATGGAAGTCATAGTCGCGAATTGGTCCCATGTGAGACCCCAAACTTGACAAATTTAATTCCCCCAAAAATAAAAACCCATGCATCGCCGAACAGTCGTATGGATACATTTTGCTTAGGACTATGCACTTCTTCTTGCGGCCAAGGGCTCGACGCTAGTATGCACGTCAGAGCAGGGATGTGCTTTCCGCGGTCGCGCTCGGGAGTCCGCAACCAAGACTTGAGCCTCCTGCATGGCTTTGTCTTCAACACCAGCTTCACCTTACAACATGGCAAAGCTATCGCTCGAGGTAATTAACACAGTTACCCTGTCCACCACATATCTCATTCTCTTCTCAGGACTTTGATAAACACATCGAGAATCTGCGCGCGCAATTGTCGTTTCTCAATGAAACTCTTGATGGGACCGACCACAATGCACCCGACTGGCTCGCCACCGACCTCATATCGCTACGCAACAAGTCTGGCCGATTGCACGACGACATGAAGAGATTCAGGGATCAGCTTGAGAGCGAGGGTCTGGCGGAGAAGAAGGTACGCGCACGTCATCTGCGCACGCAATACCAGGATTAACAAGTAACAGACCAAGACGTCGCATAAACGACTCAGTATCGAGGGCGCAAAAGCTACTGCGCCGACACCGAAAGCACAGAATCCAACACCCAACCTACAAGCCATATCACCTGCCGTAGACCAGTCGCCTGCACCACGCGCAAAGGGGGCACCCGAAAACGCATACGTGGTTCCACACGTCGACGTCACAGAGGAAGTGAACAGACGGTTACAGATGAGCCGCCTAAGGCGCTTGATGGAGACTCCTAGTACTGCCCAGAAGCGAAAGTTCGATACGTATGAAGAGGAGCCAAGATCAGAGGGAGCCGCGGGAGCAGACGAAGGCTTGGGAGGTGCGCATAGCGGTAGTGAGCGCGACAGGACACCTACCAAACGTCTGAAAAGTAGTGGAACATTCGAACATGCGGGAAAGAGGAAGGAGAGTAGCGAAGTCAGACGGCACAGTGATCGATTTGAAGACAGGACAGATGTGAAAAGACGAAGGTTTCAACGATGATGAACGGTCAGTATATGCAATGTACTATATGGGGCCAGTCTGGCTTTAAGGACCATTGTCGAGCAGAAATGCTTCTACAATGTACATTTTCGCGGCTTCAGTTCATAGCTATAACGCAACGTTACAACATGTGTGCAACGTGAGGAAATGGTTCACGTGCGCTCGTCAGCTTCTCCGCAGCACTTCCGCTCCGCAGTCGAAGGTGCAGCCGAGCGGAAGCTAGCCGCCATCTTTGCATCATCGAACTTTTTGACCTCGCAACCAATTCAGCCCACAACTACAACAACCTGACTGCAGTTGTATCCTCGCTTCCAATTTGCGCCAACACTAGTTGTACTCAAAACCCACGCGCATGCGCATACTTGAAGTATGGCGACGCCGAACCCCATACAAAACGCTCCCATGCCACCAGAACAACGCTTAGCCCTCGAACAACAAGAGCGCTACCAACGTATAACACGCAACTTAGCTATCAGTGGTCTGGTTGTATGTCCCATCATCGCGCTCCTTCCTCCTCGAAAACTGGACATGTACACTTTCTCCCTGGGAGTGGCCTTCTACTTATCCGCCGACCACCTCACTGCCCTTCGTACAGGCCGCGGTCTCGTCCAAAACATGTCCCCCTGGGGAGCAGTAGATTTGCCTACCGAGCGTGCCAAGGAAGTTCAAAGAATACTACGAGAAGAGCGCGAGAAGAGCCGGAAGATGTTTGAAAGGAACGAGGGGCAGGAGAAGGGTATACTGAGTAAACTCTGGATGGGAGACGAGGAAGAGGGTTGGAAGGAGAAGCGACTGGAAGAGGAGAGGAAGGCACTGGAGGAAGGTAAGGGCTACGGGGAGCTGATAATTGAACAAATTTGGGATGTGTGGAATTGGAATAAGAAGAAGGGAAAAGAGGACGACGGGAAAAAGGAGTAAATGTCACTCCGATCCATAATAGTCTGTCTTTTCTGTATACTACAGCATGTACATTATGATCTTGGGAGTTGGCTGCTCCAAGAGCAGGGTGTTCGGGGATGGTTTTCTCTACGAAGCGATGAGCCATCTACGTGCACGATTTCCAAAAGTTGAATCTGACGGGAATCAGATTGATCCACATCGAGCAATGTTCTAATTCTTTGTCTTCCAGAATACTTACCAACGCCCTTATAGCAAACTCATGTTCTAGAGTAGTGTGCTCACGTTTCAACTCATCACAAAGCACTGTTCAAATTACCCAATGTCTCTCACTAGACACAGTTGACGTAAATATCATAAACAGTAAGTGGTTTACCTCTTACCAGTTACCAATAGATGTTTTGATGGCTCACTTTGGCACTGACCGACATGCAGAGAAACAATGTTTGCAATGGCCACATCACAAACGCAGGTACCCGTTCATTTGTCAACTTCAGCGCCACCGCCTACGCTCACCAAACTGTCTGCGTCCATGTGTCTCAGCCCAGACCAACAGAAAAAGCAAGTAGCGACTATATCTGGATACTGATCACACACATTCGTCTCCTATGTAACATCCTTCCCGTAGAACAGGGCTCCAAGTCACACTCCGGTCACATCGATCACGCGATTTACTATTATCATTGAAAACCTACTGGGATTATTCGCGGCACAGCAACATGTCTCAGCCAAGCACGCCATTCAGCGGTGCCTCTGCGGGCCCTTTTCTTGTGTCGGCCGACCATGAGCAGCAGCTCGCTCAGGCTGACTTTGGAGAATTGTTTGGTTCAGGTACTTCAAACCAGCCGAGCTTCTCACTGAACAACAGCGAAGCTCTTGATGAGTTTGACTTGAACAGCTATCATCTCTCTATCATCCCAGTCGATTCAGCGAACTCATCCACAGTATCGACCCCAAATTTCTCAAACTATAGTTTCGGCCAGCAATCTCCGGAATATGCGACGCCCGATAGCTACACACCCCACGCGTACCCAATCGAGCTCCAGCGAGCATATCAAGCAGGTGCCTACCAACAAGCCTCCACATCACGACCCCTACCTTTCAGGCCACATACCAACGATGTCTATCATCATCCTGCGCATCTACCACAAGGCTACGGTCGTCGGAGATCGCTGAGTCACGGTGAAGCAGACCGTATCGTTGCAGCGAACAGCGTTGCCAATCCGACTTTCGTCCGCCTCTCAGCGCCGCGTGCGACGTCGACCGTACCAGAAGAAAACAGGAGGAGTGGACGCTACTCTCAGCATGGAAGGAGTACAAGTCAAAGCCCTGCTCCACGAGGTAGGCCCTGGAAGCCAACGAGTGTGCCATACCAAATCACCCCTCTTGTTGATGGTATGCTGTCTATGCCCCTGGGCACGCCAATAAACGAGGTCGAATATCAGATCCGCTCACCTGTTCACAACTACCGCACTCAGGACATGAGCGGTCCTGGTCATGCGGTGTATCCAGGAGGACCAACCTATCGTCAAATGACACGCCCAGAAGAACTCGCACGAAGTCGTCAGATCATCGAAATCGGTGCTATGGTCGTCACCAACCCTTCCAAGCTTGACCCGAGACTTGAGACGCAACCATCCCGCACAAAGATACTCAAGAGTCTGGACGACATCGAAGAGCATTTGAAGGAGATAACAGATGAGGAGGCACTTCGTAGCTGCAGGCTTATCCGTCAGGCATTGGCGAAAACTGTGGTGCAGGAGGATATGGTGAATATGGAGGAAGAAACGTTGGACGATGATATGGGGGCGCCTAGCAGGGTTCTCGAGGAGAGTGGCTATGATGTTTACAGTGGGCTCGATGATAACGACATCATGACAATGCTGATGAATCATAATGGTGTTGATGAGGAGAGCATCGAGGACATTGGGGATGAGAAATGAGCGGTAAAAAAAAACTTGTTTTCATGAGTACATAGACGGAAGCATTGCCTTGGAGTTTTCGATTTGAGTTTACATGGGTATAGGTGAGATGGCTAAAAGTAGGAAAACAAAGGATGGGTATGCAATGGCAAGAGTCAGGACACTCGGTCGCTGTTGGAACATGTCCACAACATGCCTCAATAGCTCCTAGCCCAGCAAAATAAAACATAATAAAAAAACGTCGCTTACGACCAAATCATGCAAAATCCAGCCTAAGACTGACTGCTCGTTCCTCAAACACGCTAACTCGCGACTTCACATGACGCGGGTATTCCGCCCCACCGTCTCAGCTGATGCTGAACCACAGAATCAACGTGTCCAGAAACTCCAAATCCCACACATCCAACCCACCCATAAAACTCTCTTCCCCAAAAAACTATGATTCTACGAATAGCGCTCCTAGCTTCAGTGCTAGCATTCTTCCAAACCCCAGTCGTCGCAGAAGTAGCACCGGAAATCACAACAGTGGCTGAAGGCTACAACATCATCGCCAAGCTGCCATGCATCGGGTGCCCGTATCTATACCACGACACATCGCTAGGCCGCGACGTGGGGTGGTCGCAGCGGAAAGATGATAACGCTTTGGTAAAAACTCCCACTACCCTCCTGTCCTCAGTTTATCAAGACCATCAGTTTTAGGTGATATCAGTCTCACGTGAGCTAACCACCCACCCATAGCTGCTCAACCTATCCCTCCCCTTCGATTCCACGCACCTCAGTATAAACACGGCCCCGCTACTAACCCCTTCCAAGATCCTACCCCGCATCTACGTCAACCAAGTCCTACAAGACGTGTCCAAAGACGATATCAACAAAATCATCGTTTCGAATCAACTTGATGAGCTGGGTGGGGCGTACTTTGGCGCTTCGTACCAGTACTCGTTGCACCGGGTGAAGGATTCTCAAGCGCGCGTTTTTCAGTTTAATGTCATGCAACTGTGGACGGATTTGACTACTCCGCCGCTGACTGTGGTGTTGGATCAGCCCGGCCAGAAGATGCTGGAAGTGGTGCTGTTACCGCGTCCGTTACTATCTTCTGGGGATCCGGCGAATAGCTACGAAATTGTTCGCGCGGGGTTAGTCCCGCGGTCTCCAGAGTCCGGAGCGAAAACGTCAAAGGGTTCAGGCAAAGTTTCGATGTGGTTTCTTGATTGGGATGACAATGGCAAAAAGGGTACAGCCACACATACTGTCAACTCCGCCTCCTCGTATTTTGTGCAGTTTCTGTCGTCGGGTATGTGGGCACTGTTTATCTTCGTTGTCGCAGTTATTGCACTGTTTGTGGTGGTGTGTTTGTTTTGTATCTTTGCGTGTGGGTGGCATGATGACGATTACGAGAAGGCGCAGTATaggaagaggaagacggGTGGGGGGGAAAGGGGCATGGGCGGGTAGGGATGTGGAGACTGCGAGGAGGTTTATGAGTCCGGAGGAGTTGGGGTTGAGGGGGAGTGGGAAGGTGGTGGGGGTTGGGAAGAGTGATTGAGTTGGTGGAACCTTGGTGGCATGGGTTTTTCGGTCGTCTCTTTTATTAAAATCTCATCTTCATTCTTATCACTATCGTCTAAAGGCCAATATCTACTCCACTACTATTCATCTAGACCATACCATCCGCACAAAACACCTCTACCTCGGTATCGCGAAATACCACCCGTTCAGTCCCTGCGCACCAACATATCTAGCGCAGCCACCATCACCCTGTCGCCGATCACGATCACGACCACCACTCCCCCTTCCACCATCCCATCCCCTCACCAAGGAAAGAAAAAAAAATTCCCCCAAGCCGATCCTCCCCCTCCAGACCACAACCCACCATCGCCCATCTCAAAAGAAACCAACTTTAAGCAATTAGGAACACTCCATCACGCTAACCAACCCACGATGATGCTATAACCGCCCAAGACGTCATCCCGTCACCCTTCCCGCAAAACTAAACGTCATGCAATCCCATTAGCTTCTGCGCAACGCGCGACGGTGGCAGCGCCGGTGTGGTTTTTTGTTGTTTTCGATGCTTGGAGGGGGGGTCAGTGGGTTGGGAGGATGACATGCGCAGAGCTTGGAACGGCGGAGATAGAGTTTGGCAGGTGGAGATGTCTAGCGTCATGGCTTGTGGTGGTGATGGCATGCGTGTGGTGTGGTCAGGTTTGGTGGTGGTATGACGGTATTGATTTGAAGGGTTGATAAAAGAGATGGTGGGAGGGAATAGTCTCATCTATCTGTTTAAATCTATTTCTTAGGATATTATTGTTAATTTAAACATACCAGCTTGAGGCAGTTTGGGTCTAACACCCCTTCCCCATCCATCCAAAATGGCAatcacaaacaccaccagCACCGTCCAAGCCATCTTCTCCCTGCACGTCGTGACAGCCAGTAGCGCCCTCCTGCTGCTGCTCGCCGCAATCTTCGTGCTCTTGCGTCAACTTTCCGGCAGACCTGGTCAGCCGCGTACATTCCGGAAATTCACACGGTCCACGGATATTAAACACAGGTACACCTAATCCATCCTCTTCGCCTACCCTTCCCAGCACCAAGCTAACTCCCGTCGAGCTCCCTAGCAACGCACCTCTTCCTCCTACTCGGCCTCTCCACCCTCTTCCTCGCCTACGCCACACAATCCAGCATCGTCGCCCTACAATCCCGCCTTTCCTCCCCCTTCACCATCACTTCCGCTTACGCCTACCCACAATACACCGCACCCTACGGCTTCAACCCGTCGATACATTACGCCAAGATTCTTTCCATCCTCTCCTTCACCTACCAATGCGCTACCATACTCTTAAACACCGCTATCGTAGGCGCGATATGGATTACTGCCAATTACCTGCAGAACAATGGAACGGGTATCAAGGAGCCAGGCAAGGTTAGCTGGATGCTGAATGGCGGGTGGATGGCTGCTATTCTCGGACTGGGATTTGCGAGTTGGGGACTTGGGTTGGTTAAGAGGGGCAGTGGCGGTGCGGCGGTAGTGTACGGAACGTTGGTCCAGGGGGACTATATGGTGCGGACGTTGTATGTGGTTTATATGTCTGTGGTCATTGCGGCATCGACCAGTGTGACCATCGAAGCGGTATTGTGCTGGATTGGAGTTAAGAAGAACGGGTTCGCTGGTGTAAGTCTCCCGTCTCTTTGTCCTACCTTACTTGACTGACATACTTCTAGACTCGCTTCAAGTCTGCCTTGACCCGCTTCGTCATGCTTGTTACACCGCTTGTTTGGGTCCGCAACGGGTTCTCCATTGCGCAGCTCATCATCGTCTACCGTGATGTAAACGCTTGGTCGCGCACTACCAACCAAGCCCTCGCGTTCTTGTTCATCATCTTCGGTGAACTGTGCGACCTGGGCATCCTCGCCTTGGTACTTCTCGGTGCCTGGAGCTTCGGACGCAAAGAAGAGCAGGTACCGGTGCCTGCGAAGGAGGAGAGGTATAGCGAGAGCAGTATGGGAGAAGGCTACAGAGGCAGGGCGAGCACTAATCCCCTGGTCCGTTGATGAAATCCTTGCGACCAGTGTAGGAATATGTGTGAGATATCTGGAATTTTCCTTGGCCTAGTTTGGACTTGTAATGCGTACTTAGTAGCTACATAACGTAACATAATCTCCGATGTCTAAAAGCGGCAAATACGATCcgacgaaaacaagcaaacatccacctactctgggcacctggacacacagatatagttggaaacgaaagagcagactacctagcaaaagaagcaaccaaagaggaccccagatcaacaacaaagagcattgcctacctaggcacgacaatcaaaaggatacaacaaacggaacaacgccaagagtatgagaaatacaaagcaagagcaaccgctctaaacaaagctacctactcagccaaataccctcttaaaatcagcaaaaccatccaaatgccacagaacacgaaaagagtaacctctagcgccttctactctcttaagctaggacacggatacttcaactcctacctaaagagatttaagaaacgagactctaatcgctgcacctgccaaaacatccaaacgccagaacacctactactgtactgccatctatacaaagaccatcgaaaaacgctcctacaaacaatcaaacatcgcccagtcacactaccactactactccacactattataggtatagaagcaaccctagcttttatcactagcaccagaataggaacaagaaaatggtacctaggacagccaccagaagacctacagagagacactgtataaaactaaaaccacaaccctctcctttgccacaagagcccgctgctacatctctttctacttatcaaactgctctttagcacctggcaacaaacagatacaagctatcttttgtagaaaagccaaaaaccatattagcgaaccataccagaaaaccatgtaaattagaaaaaccaagatagaacggccttcggccaaagtcctacatagtctctgactgaaaaaggactctaatggaataataataataataataataataataacGTAACATAATCTGTAATGATGTAGTCGCTGATTAGTGAATTGTCTTCAATATCTCTACCTAGTCTTGTAACATGTGATTAGCAGATCTACTTGGATATTACTACCTCCTCATAATGCGCGTATCATATGATCAGTAGTTTTTGTGTAAGAGCTAGATTTCACATAGTTGAAGTATAGACGGGGGTGAAGATGCATAAGGTGATGTGCGGGCGTACGGTGGAAACCTTGAGCCAGGAGACTCACAGACTAGACCCAAATTGGACTAGCCCCCGACGTACATCTGCAGGAGCGATGACGATGACGCGATTGAGCTGCGGCTTTCCCGTATGCAGAGTCGTTTGCAGGTACATAAGCAAACAATTACACGCCCTATAAACGACACACAACTCATGTGCCCGAGAAGAGGCGTGCATCAGAATTCGTTAGCAAAAACATTAGTGTTTGAGCGAGCAACCCCGCCATCCCACCAAAAGCCTCAACCGACCGACTGATCAGGCCAATTCCACGCCAGTGACTTGCAAAGCTGAGACGAGCT
The sequence above is a segment of the Pyrenophora tritici-repentis strain M4 chromosome 3, whole genome shotgun sequence genome. Coding sequences within it:
- a CDS encoding DUF3824 multi-domain protein is translated as MAITNTTSTVQAIFSLHVVTASSALLLLLAAIFVLLRQLSGRPGQPRTFRKFTRSTDIKHSSLATHLFLLLGLSTLFLAYATQSSIVALQSRLSSPFTITSAYAYPQYTAPYGFNPSIHYAKILSILSFTYQCATILLNTAIVGAIWITANYLQNNGTGIKEPGKVSWMLNGGWMAAILGLGFASWGLGLVKRGSGGAAVVYGTLVQGDYMVRTLYVVYMSVVIAASTSVTIEAVLCWIGVKKNGFAGTRFKSALTRFVMLVTPLVWVRNGFSIAQLIIVYRDVNAWSRTTNQALAFLFIIFGELCDLGILALVLLGAWSFGRKEEQVPVPAKEERYSESTANTIRRKQANIHLLWAPGHTDIVGNERADYLAKEATKEDPRSTTKSIAYLGTTIKRIQQTEQRQEYEKYKARATALNKATYSAKYPLKISKTIQMPQNTKRVTSSAFYSLKLGHGYFNSYLKRFKKRDSNRCTCQNIQTPEHLLLYCHLYKDHRKTLLQTIKHRPVTLPLLLHTIIGIEATLAFITSTRIGTRKWYLGQPPEDLQRDTV
- a CDS encoding KTR1, Mannosyltransferase, whose product is MGFLQDISRRLPTSKANLDKFDDDLSHRTDKTSPRLSFFRRRIRLKGSSSVSIPLGLVLLFPCLVIIIIIILFVRSPDSQGIMNMPAGTPPSIRKISEKYDKPFAVGCLEPQVNGPRANAAFVVLARNKELEGVIQSIKSIERHFNHWFHYPYVFLNDGDFNETFRETVLKHVSAPVEWGKIPPEHWGFPDWVDPAVAKEGIAKQGDRAIMYGGMESYHHMCRFYSGKFYQHELLAKYEWYWRLEPEIKYFCDITYDPFIHMIRNKKTYGFTIAVKELRETVPNIWRYASAYKRNNNLTSKGMWEMFVEKPKEEEEKDKNKDAKSKKPFFPQDIMDAEFGSEALPEIHPENMEGESYNMCHFWSNFEIANLNWFRSKEYNDFFEMMDRSGGFWMERWGDAPIHSLAAGALLGPEDIHYFRDFGYRHTTIQHCPANAPARQLVREPYFDKMTTDEKERAEEAKYWATPDPVKENGVGCRCKCDTDIVDVEGKEGSCLTEWVEVAGGWASPGPQ
- a CDS encoding RNA-polI-A34 domain containing protein — translated: MKKDDDEDDAPAYVMEETNQSLTKEEYEAFVSGKDSEDGAGTQLDKESQATATKPKEKIAEVGGNIKKRKAAKIISDDQDGSKEGEKKNSDKSNTKAVKKPKKKAKAVKLTFGDEDEG